Proteins encoded in a region of the Haloglomus salinum genome:
- a CDS encoding NUDIX hydrolase: protein MYRSGAADRLRRHVAALVSDLAAEHGELDVVRRGWECDASSYDALAETFEAFDVVGGATARVRDAEGRLLLVRHADGWADPGDARRPGEDYRECARRAVASATGIEVHLDDLAAIHVHVARDPFDRPPLPDPALVFEATPERGGSPDPTPGDSVTEVGWFAPDDLPDDLLYGDLRPTAPDVQ, encoded by the coding sequence GTGTACCGCTCGGGCGCCGCCGACCGACTCCGCCGCCACGTCGCCGCCCTCGTGAGCGACCTGGCAGCCGAACACGGGGAGCTGGACGTGGTCCGCCGGGGCTGGGAGTGCGACGCCTCGTCCTACGACGCGCTCGCGGAGACGTTCGAGGCGTTCGACGTGGTCGGTGGTGCCACCGCCCGTGTCCGCGACGCCGAGGGGCGCCTCCTGCTGGTCCGTCACGCCGACGGGTGGGCCGACCCCGGCGACGCCCGCCGCCCCGGCGAGGACTACCGCGAGTGCGCTCGCCGGGCCGTCGCGTCGGCGACCGGCATCGAGGTCCACCTGGACGACCTCGCCGCGATTCACGTCCACGTCGCCCGCGACCCGTTCGACCGGCCACCGCTGCCGGACCCGGCGCTCGTCTTCGAGGCCACACCCGAGCGCGGCGGCAGTCCCGACCCGACCCCCGGCGACAGCGTGACGGAGGTCGGCTGGTTCGCCCCCGACGACCTGCCCGACGACCTGCTGTACGGGGACCTGCGGCCGACGGCGCCGGACGTGCAGTGA
- the rpsB gene encoding 30S ribosomal protein S2, translating into MSDNEEGLEADADAESEEDTPAEVAEVDDEEAPPAAEEAAEETGEDEAEAEEAEETPVLDEDVMPDEEADLLIPVEEYLQNGVHIGTQQKTKSMERFIHRVRTDGLYVLDVSQTDQRIRTAASFLSNYAPEQILVASSRQYGRFPAEKFAEAVGARARTGRFIPGTLTNPKYDGYIEPDVVVVTDPIGDSQAVKEAITVGIPVVAMCDSNNTTSNVDLVVPSNNKGRKALSVVYWLLANETLDNRGAEPTYALEDFETEL; encoded by the coding sequence ATGAGCGACAACGAGGAAGGCCTGGAGGCCGACGCCGACGCCGAGTCCGAGGAGGACACGCCGGCCGAGGTCGCCGAGGTCGACGACGAAGAAGCACCGCCCGCCGCCGAGGAGGCGGCCGAGGAGACAGGCGAGGACGAGGCTGAGGCCGAGGAGGCCGAGGAGACGCCCGTCCTCGACGAGGACGTCATGCCCGACGAGGAGGCCGACCTCCTCATCCCGGTCGAGGAGTACCTCCAGAACGGGGTCCACATCGGCACCCAGCAGAAGACCAAATCGATGGAGCGGTTCATCCATCGCGTCCGCACGGACGGCCTGTACGTGCTGGACGTCTCCCAGACCGACCAGCGCATCCGCACGGCGGCGTCGTTCCTCTCGAACTACGCCCCCGAGCAGATTCTGGTCGCGTCCTCGCGACAGTACGGCCGGTTCCCGGCCGAGAAGTTCGCCGAGGCCGTCGGCGCCCGCGCCCGGACCGGCCGGTTCATCCCGGGCACGCTGACGAACCCGAAGTACGACGGCTACATCGAGCCGGACGTCGTGGTCGTCACCGACCCCATCGGTGACAGCCAGGCCGTCAAGGAGGCCATCACGGTCGGTATCCCGGTCGTGGCGATGTGCGACTCCAACAACACCACGTCCAACGTGGACCTGGTCGTCCCGTCCAACAACAAGGGGCGCAAGGCCCTGTCGGTCGTCTACTGGCTGCTGGCCAACGAGACGCTCGACAACCGCGGCGCCGAGCCGACCTACGCCCTCGAGGACTTCGAGACCGAACTGTAA
- the mvk gene encoding mevalonate kinase, with product MTVSSAPGKVYLFGEHAVVYGEPAVPCAIERRARVTVERRDDDRVRVNADDLTLDGFTVAWGGESDAPELNVPNNLVEAAMGYLDGAVEQARDAAEAPDAGLDISVESDIPLGAGLGSSAAVVVAAIDAAARELGTELGREALADRAFRVEHDVQDGQASRADTFCSTMGGAVRVQGDDRRQLDEVGNLPFVVGYDGGAGDTGELVAGVRELRDRHPFAADTVEAIGDLVWEGETLLQGEDTPLDELGQLMNFNHGLLSALGVSARSLDSMVWAAREAGAYGAKLTGAGGGGCIVVLDDSEGAKTALDYTPGCEEAFRAELDTDGVRRES from the coding sequence ATGACAGTCTCCTCGGCCCCCGGGAAGGTGTACCTGTTCGGGGAGCACGCCGTCGTCTACGGCGAGCCTGCGGTCCCATGTGCTATCGAGCGCCGGGCGCGAGTCACGGTCGAGCGCCGCGACGACGACCGCGTCCGGGTGAACGCCGACGACCTCACGCTCGACGGCTTCACCGTCGCGTGGGGCGGCGAGAGCGACGCGCCGGAGCTGAACGTGCCGAACAACCTCGTCGAGGCCGCGATGGGCTACCTCGACGGCGCCGTCGAGCAGGCCCGCGACGCGGCCGAGGCACCCGACGCGGGACTGGACATCAGCGTCGAGTCGGACATCCCGCTGGGTGCCGGCCTGGGTTCCTCGGCGGCGGTGGTCGTGGCCGCCATCGACGCGGCGGCGCGCGAACTCGGGACCGAGCTCGGCCGCGAGGCGCTCGCCGACCGCGCCTTCCGGGTCGAACACGACGTGCAGGACGGCCAGGCATCCCGGGCAGACACGTTCTGCTCGACGATGGGTGGGGCCGTCCGGGTGCAGGGTGACGACCGCCGGCAACTCGACGAGGTGGGCAACCTCCCGTTCGTCGTCGGCTACGACGGCGGCGCGGGCGACACGGGCGAACTGGTCGCGGGCGTCCGCGAACTCCGGGACCGACACCCGTTCGCCGCCGATACGGTCGAGGCCATCGGCGACCTCGTCTGGGAGGGCGAGACCCTGCTCCAGGGCGAGGACACGCCGCTCGACGAACTCGGGCAGTTGATGAACTTCAACCACGGCCTCCTGTCGGCGCTGGGCGTCTCCGCGCGCTCGCTGGACTCGATGGTGTGGGCCGCCCGCGAGGCGGGCGCCTACGGCGCGAAGCTCACCGGCGCCGGCGGCGGTGGCTGCATCGTCGTGCTCGACGACAGCGAGGGCGCGAAGACCGCGCTCGACTACACGCCCGGCTGCGAGGAGGCGTTCCGGGCCGAACTCGACACCGACGGCGTCCGGAGGGAGTCGTGA